Below is a window of Paraburkholderia kururiensis DNA.
ATAATATGTTACATCCTCATATGGGATATTATATATGCGGATCTAGAATCCGGCCATGGCACATCCCATTCACGATCCCCGCAACCAGCGCATCGCGGCCCTCCTCGCGGACCTCCGCAAGCGCCGCGGGCTGCTTCAGGAAGACGTTGCGGAACGCCTCCATCGCCCGCAATCGTTCGTGTCGAAATACGAAAGCGGAATGCGCCGTGTCGACCTCGTCGAACTGCTCGATATTCTCGGTGCGCTCGAAA
It encodes the following:
- a CDS encoding helix-turn-helix domain-containing protein translates to MAHPIHDPRNQRIAALLADLRKRRGLLQEDVAERLHRPQSFVSKYESGMRRVDLVELLDILGALETDPHEFIDQVLAGPIRSLPR